Proteins from one Ovis aries strain OAR_USU_Benz2616 breed Rambouillet chromosome 12, ARS-UI_Ramb_v3.0, whole genome shotgun sequence genomic window:
- the LOC121816075 gene encoding basic proline-rich protein-like yields the protein MAACRGNPAQPPPPYPTSITANPPHLLKADQYLHLPPTGGWRELGTLYGVLVSSIIQTSKPKVLSWVGTPPSPTPAQTRLLHLPSWLPLLTATKTAGSRWDDPFTTQQAPREQWHPGPAFQPGLEDFPHFSTPALQPLRAKRASPAEQPHPAPPSPAPRLATWKSTGVSQAQGEGSDGAKQTPGQKTNWPKLLVAPTRNFPKHPPRPRAGRPAWEIPSSGSEGRRSGEPALEGTLHQRACPPFPKLVSGLWRSHLSSIRLPEANVPPNQVPRYDHPPPPRSSIRRASNAWLRAGRDCGLLSPPRAGPHLPGPGEPGSRQRLARGRRGPHLRRPAPPPRCGPAPTSVIGGSREI from the exons ATGGCAGCATGCAGGGGCAACcctgcccagcctcctcctccctaCCCCACCTCCATCACAGCTAACCCTCCCCATCTTCTCAAAGCCGACCAGTATCTCCACCTGCCACCCA CTGGGGGCTGGAGAGAGCTAGGGACCCTGTATGGGGTGCTGGTGTCAAGTATTATACAAACATCTAAGCCTAAAGTACTGTCCTGGGTCGGCACCCCGCCTTCACCAACCCCTGCTCAAACGCGCCTTCTTCATCTCCCTTCCTGGCTTCCACTTTTGACAGCCACCAAGACAGCAGGGTCGCGTTGGGATGACCCCTTTACCACACAGCAGGCTCCCCGTGAACAGTGGCACCCCGGGCCTGCTTTCCAGCCCGGCCTGGAAGACTTTCCCCACTTCTCCACACCCGCCCTCCAGCCCCTTCGGGCGAAGAGAGCCTCACCCGCAGAGCAGCCACACCCGGCGCCACCCTCCCCAGCACCTCGTTTGGCTACTTGGAAATCCACGGGTGTCTCCCAGGCCCAGGGCGAGGGGTCTGACGGTGCTAAACAAACTCCaggacagaaaacaaactggCCGAAGCTACTGGTTGCCCCGACCCGCAATTTCCCAAAACACCCACCAAGACCGAGGGCCGGCCGGccggcctgggaaatcccctctTCGGGCAGCGAGGGCCGGCGGAGCGGCGAGCCG GCTCTGGAGGGCACCCTTCACCAGCGGGCGTGCCCTCCCTTCCCCAAGCTAGTCTCCGGACTTTGGCGTTCCCACCTGTCTTCAATCCGGCTGCCAGAAGCGAACGTCCCTCCGAACCAAGTCCCCAGGTACGATCACCCGCCGCCACCGCGCTCCTCGATCCGTAGGGCGAGCAACGCCTGGCTGCGCGCTGGTAGGGACTGCGGGCTCCTCTCCCCGCCCCGCGCCGGCCCTCACCTGCCCGGCCCAGGTGAGCCAGGCTCACGTCAGCGCCTCGCCCGGGGACGCCGCGGCCCCCACCTCCGCCGTCCGGCCCCGCCTCCCAGGTGTGGGCCCGCCCCCACGTCCGTGATTGGCGGGTCTCGAGAAATATGA